Genomic DNA from Streptomyces venezuelae:
TCGACAACTCCGACGGCGCGCTGCCCATCGAGTACGCCGAGGTCACCATCACGCGGATCATGTTCCGCAACGGCGGCAGCGAGTACCAGATCAACGGCGACACCTGCCGCCTCCTCGACATCCAGGAACTCCTCTCCGACTCCGGCATCGGCCGCGAGATGCACGTCATCGTCGGGCAGGGACAGCTCGACGGAGTCCTGCACGCCGACCCGATGGGGCGCCGCGCGTTCATCGAGGAGGCCGCGGGCGTCCTCAAGCACCGCAAGCGCAAAGAGAAGGCGCTGCGCAAGCTCGACGCGATGCAGGCCAACCTCGCCCGCGTCCAGGACCTCACCGACGAACTCAGGCGCCAGCTCAAGCCCCTCGGCCGACAGGCCGCCGTCGCCCGCAGGGCGGCCGTCATCCAGGCCGACCTGCGCGACGCCCGCCTGCGCCTGCTCGCCGACGACCTCGTCCGCATGCGCGAGGCGCTCAACGCCGAGGTCGCCGACGAAGCCGCCCTCAAGGAGCGCAAGGAGAGCGCCGAGGCCGAGCTGAAGGCCGCCCTGCAGCGCGAGGCGCAGCTGGAGGAAGAGGTGCGCCGTCTCACGCCGCGGCTGCAGCGCGCCCAGCAGACCTGGTACGAGCTGTCGCAGCTCGCCGAGCGGGTGCGCGGCACCGTCTCGCTCGCCGACGCCCGGGTCAAGAGCGCCACCGCCGCGCCGCCCGAGGAACGGCGCGGCCGCGACCCCGAGGACATGGAGCGCGAGGCCGCCCGGATCCGCGAACAGGAGGCCGAGCTCGAAGCCGCCCTCGAAGCCGCCGAACACGCGTTGGACGACACCGTCGCCCACCGCGCCGACCTCGAACAGCAGCTGGCCGTCGAGGAGCGCAGGCTCAAGGACGTGGCACGGGCCATCGCCGACCGCCGCGAGGGGCTCGCCCGGCTGCACGGGCAGGTCAACGCGGCCCGGTCGCGGGCCGCGTCGGCGCAGGCCGAGATCGACCGGCTCGCCGTCGCACGCGACGAGGCCGCGGAGCGGGCGGTCGTGGCGCAGGAGGCGTACGAGCAGCTGAAGGCCGAGGTCGACGGGCTCGACGCGGACGACGCCGAGCTCGGCGAGCGGCACGACGCGGCGAAGCGGGAGCTCGCCGACGCCGAGGCCGCGCTCACCGCCGCCCGGGAGGCCGCCACCGCCGCCGAACGCGAACGGGCCGCGGTCGCCGCCCGCCGCGAGGCACTCGCCCTGGGCCTGCGGCGCAAGGACGGCACGGGCGCGCTGCTCGCCGCCGAGGACCGGCTCACCGGGGTGCTCGGACCGGCCGCGGGACTGCTCACCGTCGCCCCCGGCCACGAGGTCGCCGTCGCCGCCGCGCTCGGCGCCGCGGCCGACGCCGTCGCCGTCAGCGGCCCGAGCACCGCCGTCGAAGCCGTCCGCCTGCTGCGCAAGCAGGACGCGGGGCGCGCGGCGCTGCTGCTCGGCGGCGCCCCCGACGACGTACCGGAGGAACGTCCCGGCGGGCATCCGTACGCCGCCGATCTCGTGCGGGGACCCGACGAGCTGATGCCCGCGGTGCGACGGCTGCTGCGCGGGATCGTCGCCGTCGGCACGCTGGAGGACGCCGAGGATCTGGTGTACGCGCATCCCGGACTGACCGCCGTCACCGCCGAAGGAGACCTGCTCGGGGCGCACTTCGCGCAGGGCGGCTCCGCGGGGGCGCCGAGCCTGCTCGAAGTGCAGGCTTCCGTCGACGAAGCGGCCGAGGAGCTGGAGCAACTCGCAGCGCAGTGCGAGGAGTTGGCGCTGGTTCAGGAGCGTGCGGGGGAGCGGCGCAGAGAATGTGCCGCTCTCGTCGAGGAGTTGGGGGAGCGGCGCAGGGCGGCCGACCGTGAGAAGTCGTCCGTGGCGCAGCAGTTGGGTGCCCTCGCCGGGCAGGCGCGGGGCGCCGCGGGCGAGGCCGAGCGCAGCACCGCCGCCGCGGCCACGGCGCAGGACGCGCTGGACAAGGCCGTCGCGGAGGCCGAGGAGCTCGCCGAGCGGCTCGCCGTCGCCGAGGAGGCGTCCCAGGGCGGCGAGGACGAGGAGCCCGACACCTCCGTCCGCGACCGGCTCGCCGCCGACGGGGCCAACGCCCGGCAGACCGAGATGGAGGCCAGGCTCCAGGCGCGTACGCACGAGGAGCGGGTGAAGGCGCTCGCGGGCCGCGCCGACTCCCTCGACCGGGCCGCCCGCGCCGAACGCGAGGCACGCGCGCGTGCCGAGCAGCGCAGGGCCCGGCTGCGCCACGAGGCGGCGGTCGCCGAGGCCGTCGCGTCGGGCGGGCGTCAGCTGCTCGCCCACGTCGAGGTCTCCCTCGTACGGGCCGACGACGAGCGCACCGCGGCCGAGCGCGCCAAGGAGGTGCGGGAGCGGGAGCTGCTCGCCGCGCGGGGCCGGGGCCGCGACCTCAAGGCCGAGCTCGACAAATTGACTGATTCAGTTCACCGGGGCGAGGTACTAGGAGCCGAGAAGAGGCTGCGGATCGAGCAGCTGGAGACCAAGGCACTGGAGGAGCTCGGTGTGGAGCCGGCGGGACTCGTGGCGGACTACGGTCCCGATCAGCCCGTGCCGCCCTCGCCCGCCGCCGAGGGCGAGGAGCTGCCCGACGACCCGAGCCACCCGCGCAACCTGCCGGTGCCGTTCGTCCGGGGAGAGCAGGAGAAGCGGCTCAAGTCCGCCGAACGGGCGTATCAGCAGCTCGGGAAGGTGAACCCGCTGGCCCTTGAGGAGTTCGCGGCGCTGGAAGAGCGCCACAAGTTCCTCAGCGAGCAGCTCGAAGACCTGAAGAAGACACGCAGCGACCTCCTCCAGGTGGTGAAGGAGGTCGACGAACGCGTCGAGCAGGTCTTCACCGAGGCCTACTACGACACGGCCCGGGAGTTCGAGGGCGTCTTCTCGCGGCTGTTCCCCGGCGGTGAGGGACGGCTGATCCTGACCGACCCCGACAACATGCTCGCCACCGGCGTTGACGTCGAGGCCCGGCCGCCCGGAAAGAAGGTGAAACGGCTCTCGCTGCTCTCCGGCGGCGAACGGTCGCTGACCGCCGTGGCGCTGCTCGTCTCGATCTTCAAGGCGCGGCCCAGCCCGTTCTACGTGATGGACGAGGTCGAGGCGGCGCTCGACGACACCAACCTGCAGCGGCTCATCCGCATCATGCAGGAGCTGCAGGAGGCCTCGCAGCTCATCGTGATCACGCACCAGAAGCGCACGATGGAGGTCGCGGACGCGCTGTACGGCGTCTCGATGCAGGGCGACGGCGTCTCGAAGGTCATCAGCCAGCGCCTCCGCTAGGCGTCACGGGCGCCTCGCGCTCCCCCTTCACAAGTTCAAGCCTTGAACGCACGCGACCTCAGAGTGCCCATAAATTCACAACGGCGGACCTATTGACTTCGAAACTTGAAGGCATAGTCTCTGCAACGTTGCTTTTACCTTCAGGTGGTGGGCGGCGTGAAGTTGTGCGCCACTTGAAGAGCTCGCCCCCACCCCCGGCAGCGCTGCCGGTGGCCCGAGGAGTACACGTGACCAGCACATCGCAGGCGCCCCAGTCCGGAGCCAGAGAGGCCCACCCGGACCATCTCGGCCATGTCATCTTCATTACGGCGGCCGCCGCGATGGGTGGCTTCCTCTTCGGCTACGACAGTTCGGTGATCAACGGCGCGACCGTCGCCATCCAGCACCGCTTCGACGTCGACGCCAACATGCTCGGCTGGATCATCGCCACCGCGCTCCTCGGCTGTGCCGTCGGCGCCGCCGTGGCCGGCCGCATCGCCGACCGCATCGGCCGCATCCGCTGCATGCAGATCGCCGCCGTCCTCTTCGCCGCCAGCGCCGTCGGCTCGGCCCTGCCCTTCGCGGCCTGGGACCTCACCATG
This window encodes:
- the smc gene encoding chromosome segregation protein SMC, which produces MHLKALTLRGFKSFASATTLKFEPGITCVVGPNGSGKSNVVDALSWVMGEQGAKSLRGGKMEDVIFAGTTGRPPLGRAEVSLTIDNSDGALPIEYAEVTITRIMFRNGGSEYQINGDTCRLLDIQELLSDSGIGREMHVIVGQGQLDGVLHADPMGRRAFIEEAAGVLKHRKRKEKALRKLDAMQANLARVQDLTDELRRQLKPLGRQAAVARRAAVIQADLRDARLRLLADDLVRMREALNAEVADEAALKERKESAEAELKAALQREAQLEEEVRRLTPRLQRAQQTWYELSQLAERVRGTVSLADARVKSATAAPPEERRGRDPEDMEREAARIREQEAELEAALEAAEHALDDTVAHRADLEQQLAVEERRLKDVARAIADRREGLARLHGQVNAARSRAASAQAEIDRLAVARDEAAERAVVAQEAYEQLKAEVDGLDADDAELGERHDAAKRELADAEAALTAAREAATAAERERAAVAARREALALGLRRKDGTGALLAAEDRLTGVLGPAAGLLTVAPGHEVAVAAALGAAADAVAVSGPSTAVEAVRLLRKQDAGRAALLLGGAPDDVPEERPGGHPYAADLVRGPDELMPAVRRLLRGIVAVGTLEDAEDLVYAHPGLTAVTAEGDLLGAHFAQGGSAGAPSLLEVQASVDEAAEELEQLAAQCEELALVQERAGERRRECAALVEELGERRRAADREKSSVAQQLGALAGQARGAAGEAERSTAAAATAQDALDKAVAEAEELAERLAVAEEASQGGEDEEPDTSVRDRLAADGANARQTEMEARLQARTHEERVKALAGRADSLDRAARAEREARARAEQRRARLRHEAAVAEAVASGGRQLLAHVEVSLVRADDERTAAERAKEVRERELLAARGRGRDLKAELDKLTDSVHRGEVLGAEKRLRIEQLETKALEELGVEPAGLVADYGPDQPVPPSPAAEGEELPDDPSHPRNLPVPFVRGEQEKRLKSAERAYQQLGKVNPLALEEFAALEERHKFLSEQLEDLKKTRSDLLQVVKEVDERVEQVFTEAYYDTAREFEGVFSRLFPGGEGRLILTDPDNMLATGVDVEARPPGKKVKRLSLLSGGERSLTAVALLVSIFKARPSPFYVMDEVEAALDDTNLQRLIRIMQELQEASQLIVITHQKRTMEVADALYGVSMQGDGVSKVISQRLR